In Massilia violaceinigra, one DNA window encodes the following:
- the rnhB gene encoding ribonuclease HII, giving the protein MRTKKVNFYPGLKKNAYPFTLDDIVCGVDEAGRGPLAGPVFAAAVILHPDRPIEGLRDSKKLTAEKREALAPQIKEYALAWAIAECSHEEIDSINILQATMLAMRRAVEALSTIPTIALIDGNRSPVMQIRCHPIIEGDDKVHAISAASILAKTARDAALVALHELYPQYGFDQHKGYGTAMHLERLREHGACPVHRRSFAPVRATLPVSVANTIVGMDMSFDFGEAA; this is encoded by the coding sequence ATGAGAACCAAAAAAGTCAATTTCTACCCGGGGCTGAAGAAGAACGCCTATCCGTTCACGCTTGACGATATCGTCTGCGGCGTCGACGAAGCAGGGCGCGGCCCGCTGGCCGGCCCGGTGTTCGCTGCCGCCGTCATCCTGCACCCGGACCGCCCCATCGAAGGCTTGCGCGACTCCAAGAAGCTTACCGCCGAGAAGCGCGAAGCCCTGGCCCCGCAGATCAAGGAATACGCGCTGGCGTGGGCGATTGCCGAATGCTCGCACGAGGAAATCGACAGCATCAATATTTTGCAGGCGACCATGCTGGCCATGCGGCGCGCGGTGGAAGCCCTGTCGACCATCCCGACCATTGCCCTGATCGACGGCAACCGCAGCCCCGTGATGCAGATCCGCTGCCATCCGATCATCGAAGGCGACGACAAGGTGCATGCGATTTCGGCGGCCTCGATCCTGGCCAAGACCGCGCGCGACGCCGCCCTGGTGGCGCTGCACGAGCTGTATCCGCAGTACGGCTTCGACCAGCACAAGGGCTACGGCACCGCGATGCACCTGGAGCGCCTGCGCGAGCACGGCGCCTGCCCGGTGCACCGGCGCTCGTTCGCGCCGGTGCGCGCCACCTTGCCGGTGTCGGTGGCCAACACCATCGTCGGCATGGACATGTCGTTCGACTTCGGCGAGGCTGCATGA
- a CDS encoding TrmH family RNA methyltransferase has protein sequence MKTITSRDNPLYKDLKHLAGSSQARRKAGQTLLDGVHLCQSYLALRGAPLHCIVAEGALANPEVADIIMQCESAHAYVTAMPDALYNALSQVEHGVGLMFLIATPVLAAPGVLTASAVLLDNLQDPGNVGSILRSAAAAGITQVYCSSGTAFCWSPKVLRAAMGAHFVVDIHENVDLAELVKAAAIPVLATSGYATQRLYDVDLARPVAWLLGHEGQGVAHDLLALATHQVVIPHLGQIESLNVAACAAVCFFEQLRQIQSK, from the coding sequence ATGAAAACCATCACCTCGCGCGACAATCCGCTTTATAAAGACCTCAAGCACCTCGCCGGCAGTTCGCAGGCGCGGCGCAAGGCCGGCCAGACCCTGCTCGATGGCGTGCACCTGTGCCAGTCGTACCTGGCGCTGCGCGGCGCGCCGCTGCACTGCATCGTCGCCGAAGGCGCGCTGGCCAACCCGGAAGTGGCCGACATCATCATGCAGTGCGAGAGTGCGCATGCGTATGTCACCGCCATGCCGGATGCGCTGTACAACGCCCTGAGCCAGGTCGAACACGGCGTCGGGCTGATGTTCCTGATCGCCACCCCGGTGCTCGCCGCGCCGGGTGTGCTCACGGCGTCCGCGGTCCTGCTGGACAACCTGCAGGATCCGGGTAACGTCGGTTCGATCCTGCGCAGTGCGGCGGCGGCCGGCATCACCCAGGTCTACTGCAGCAGCGGCACGGCCTTTTGCTGGTCGCCCAAGGTGCTGCGCGCGGCCATGGGCGCGCACTTCGTGGTCGACATCCACGAAAACGTCGACCTGGCCGAACTGGTGAAGGCGGCCGCGATTCCCGTGCTGGCCACCAGCGGCTACGCCACGCAGCGCCTGTACGATGTCGACCTGGCACGTCCGGTCGCCTGGCTGCTCGGGCACGAAGGGCAGGGCGTGGCGCACGACCTGCTGGCATTGGCAACTCATCAAGTCGTCATTCCGCACCTGGGTCAGATCGAGTCGCTCAACGTGGCCGCGTGTGCAGCTGTCTGTTTTTTTGAACAGTTGAGGCAGATTCAATCAAAGTAA
- a CDS encoding EAL domain-containing response regulator — protein MMDIAHLHFLVADADTAQRQTLIDMLGRLGATRISVALDGEAALHTIEAPDGPPIDIAIIDLALSGRDGLELIRDITVLNAGTRAIITGACHASLLFSVESLALAYGLDLLGTIPKPLTSGHLEAVLSHYTPPAAPVLERRVLPRFSFAEVGEGLQARQFEPFFQPKIELASGEVKGLEVFARWRHPEHGVVGPAAFIDALEQNHRIDFLDWTMIERSAEQCRVFLDKGLPGAISLNLSAETIGHPDFLRQIGVCTDRHGIAPSMLTFELPESAVLTNDPSFLERLLRLRMMGYGLAVDDYGTGRSNVQQLARVPFSELKIDRSFVDGASRKRSLATVLSSCLGLARSLDRKSCAVGVETRQDWDFLQGLGCTYAQGHHIARPMEAERFPDWLADWRQFF, from the coding sequence ATGATGGACATCGCCCACTTGCACTTTCTGGTCGCCGACGCCGATACGGCCCAGCGCCAGACCCTGATCGACATGCTCGGCCGTCTGGGCGCCACCCGCATCAGCGTGGCCCTCGACGGCGAAGCCGCGCTGCACACCATCGAAGCGCCGGACGGCCCGCCGATCGACATCGCCATCATCGACCTGGCCCTGTCCGGGCGCGACGGCCTGGAACTGATACGCGACATCACCGTGCTCAATGCCGGCACGCGCGCCATCATTACCGGCGCCTGCCATGCCAGCCTGCTGTTTTCGGTCGAAAGCCTGGCGCTGGCCTATGGCCTCGACCTGCTCGGCACCATCCCCAAGCCGCTCACCAGCGGCCACCTTGAAGCGGTGCTGTCGCACTACACGCCGCCGGCCGCGCCGGTGCTGGAGCGCCGCGTGCTGCCGCGTTTCAGCTTCGCCGAAGTGGGCGAGGGGCTGCAGGCGCGCCAGTTCGAACCCTTTTTCCAGCCCAAGATCGAGCTGGCCAGCGGCGAGGTGAAGGGCCTGGAAGTATTCGCGCGCTGGCGCCACCCGGAGCACGGGGTGGTGGGGCCGGCGGCCTTTATCGATGCGCTGGAACAGAACCACCGCATCGATTTTCTCGACTGGACCATGATCGAGCGCTCGGCCGAGCAGTGCCGCGTGTTTTTGGACAAGGGCTTGCCGGGCGCGATATCGCTCAACCTGTCGGCCGAAACGATCGGCCATCCCGATTTCCTGCGCCAGATCGGCGTGTGCACCGACCGCCACGGCATCGCGCCATCGATGCTGACCTTCGAGCTGCCGGAATCGGCGGTGCTGACCAATGATCCGAGCTTCCTGGAGCGGCTGCTGCGCCTGCGCATGATGGGGTACGGCCTGGCGGTGGACGACTACGGCACCGGGCGCTCGAATGTGCAGCAGCTGGCGCGCGTGCCGTTTTCGGAATTGAAGATCGACCGCAGTTTTGTCGACGGCGCTTCGCGCAAGCGCTCGCTGGCCACGGTGCTCAGTTCCTGCCTGGGACTGGCTCGCAGTCTTGACCGCAAATCGTGCGCGGTGGGTGTCGAGACGCGCCAGGACTGGGATTTTTTGCAAGGTCTCGGCTGCACCTACGCGCAGGGCCATCACATTGCCAGGCCCATGGAAGCGGAGCGCTTTCCGGACTGGCTGGCGGACTGGCGACAGTTTTTCTGA
- a CDS encoding DcrB-related protein, whose protein sequence is MSQYNLDEASFDLHPDLKDRTVNQFIINDNGPSDFSFVISRAENFAETTVDAFAEHLAGELRKALPKFELVNKRALLVDGSAAVELHYTWRNGDSEMHQRQVAVFVRAASEEGTKALLLTGTSHGAFKDEWNTAFETMLGSMRLHAPVPAAGQADQES, encoded by the coding sequence ATGAGCCAATACAATTTGGACGAAGCGAGCTTCGATCTGCACCCTGATCTGAAAGACCGCACGGTCAATCAATTCATCATCAACGATAACGGACCGAGCGATTTCTCGTTCGTCATCTCACGCGCCGAGAACTTCGCCGAGACCACGGTGGACGCTTTCGCCGAGCACCTGGCCGGCGAGTTGCGCAAGGCATTACCGAAATTCGAACTGGTCAACAAACGCGCGTTGCTCGTCGATGGCTCGGCGGCGGTGGAATTGCACTACACATGGCGCAATGGCGACAGCGAGATGCACCAGCGCCAGGTTGCCGTCTTCGTGCGTGCCGCCAGCGAGGAGGGGACCAAGGCATTGCTGCTGACCGGCACCAGCCATGGCGCCTTCAAGGACGAGTGGAATACGGCGTTCGAGACCATGCTCGGCAGCATGCGTTTGCACGCGCCGGTGCCGGCCGCGGGCCAAGCTGACCAGGAGTCCTGA
- a CDS encoding RHS repeat-associated core domain-containing protein, producing MGAAAARVDDPIAHTHAIGGLITGLVIGALTGAFIIGTGGLGLVAVAAAVGVTAGAAGIGEVVGSMNVTDKVFGANLTGVVKTGSQNVYANGQEAARAHLSTAECASHGPTPQLVVQGSSTVFVNGQPFARVGDMISCSAKIHAGSHNVFVGGATITTDIDLITPEVPGWVHTTLLVAGLASATVLAGPLVALGGLALGMAGGKGGEYVGGLMFGEGSDGQKAMMLAGSMLGGAAGAKGGAWLGNKYIPTPTTPAMAFVKGGVPGVAKFNPANERPNGTKCKCGDPIDVITGDVILEQTDFALPGVLPIVLRRVHTSGNPVGTVFGKAWASTWGQWIEVSNDAELVFHAEDGASMRFAMPDMGASVTHAVYQAVRVTRLDGHFLIEQRHQPALRFEQSAATHWRLAAITDRNANRIALVYTGAVLTEVRHSGGTRLKVEASEHAITRISLLHPEGGQTTLTSYTYHADGELAAIVNSSGLPLTYTYDDAHRLTRWQDRNGVWIGYRYDARGRCEQTSGGGGGHMTGGFVYDDARKVNTYTDSLGHATEYHYNDAYQVIKEVDARGGVSQFDYDANCNLLAVLTPGGAVLRWAYDARGNTVGHIDALSKETVVAYNLLDLPVAVTSPDGKRIERGYDERGNLVRVGGGGAWTRFEHDAQGNVLRVINPAGAQAAFAHDERGLLTSATDWLGNPTRLTRDAFGRVIARTDPQQYTSHYVYNVEGLPLEITLPGGSRHLAKYDPEGNCIARTDALGNVTRHAYGAFDRLTQTTEANGAVTRYEYDTELRLSAVVNPMGERWSYLRNATGQVIAETDFAGRTVHYEVDADGLVIGKRTPSGQHTRYLRNHAGQLIEQIASEGSTRYAYDALGRLESAVNADSDIRFERDAHGRVVRETQNGRSIVSGYDLMGRRTERSSSGGHSSVWEFDANSLPIELTLPDAQMFSFLYDSGGRETGRQLPGGARIEQEYDPLNRPTRQWTGIAADKGRQARTLQERAVNYDGNGNPRKLGDRSTGVVDIGYDSVGRVTQASRGNGGEQYAYDLAGNLIDAIKQKALLDTDDGNADTRGQRVHQRGKLMQAGKVKYEYDLEGRVITRIEGKRWGRQQHWHYVWNSENRLKRVITPDGDAWEYIYDALGRRLTKKQVPSDRAARFTEVEYLWDGHTVAEERRFGRKPDGKGGSDLIEEICAVWDYEPDSFRPLAKTETIRRRGKETSKTYAVVLDHIGTPKELIDADGGIAWQAKSNLWGEIEETTVSQTDCPIRFQGQYYDAESKLAYNWHRYYDASTGRYLTPDPLGLTGGPNPYAYVDNPLSSTDPLGLMDACKSATSGADDAADAGTVTVFRVQGGTPPLASRNIISIDADGNPIIQNTTLNISIGDPLHAAHFQTLRPGSKVVSFEIPKWMDNFIQESAIPQAGYRSNPLNQGGKAPKLVDPTTPGRSYELPSVWAEMLQENAVPGSGKIE from the coding sequence TTGGGCGCGGCGGCCGCACGTGTCGACGATCCCATCGCCCATACCCATGCGATAGGCGGTTTGATCACCGGCCTGGTGATCGGCGCGCTGACCGGTGCCTTCATCATCGGCACCGGCGGCCTGGGGCTGGTGGCGGTGGCCGCGGCGGTGGGGGTCACGGCCGGTGCCGCCGGCATCGGGGAAGTAGTCGGTTCGATGAATGTGACGGACAAGGTCTTCGGCGCCAACCTGACCGGGGTGGTCAAGACCGGCTCGCAGAACGTCTATGCGAATGGCCAGGAGGCCGCACGAGCCCACCTCTCCACCGCGGAATGCGCCAGCCATGGACCGACTCCCCAGCTCGTCGTGCAAGGCTCGTCCACGGTATTCGTCAACGGCCAGCCCTTCGCCCGCGTCGGCGACATGATCAGTTGCAGCGCGAAGATCCATGCGGGCTCCCACAACGTCTTCGTCGGCGGCGCGACCATCACTACCGATATTGACTTGATCACGCCGGAGGTGCCGGGCTGGGTCCACACGACCCTGTTGGTGGCCGGATTGGCCAGCGCCACGGTGCTGGCCGGCCCCCTGGTCGCCCTCGGCGGACTGGCGCTTGGCATGGCGGGCGGCAAGGGCGGCGAATACGTCGGCGGACTGATGTTCGGCGAAGGGTCGGACGGCCAGAAAGCCATGATGCTGGCCGGTAGCATGCTCGGGGGCGCGGCCGGCGCCAAGGGCGGCGCATGGCTCGGCAACAAGTACATTCCCACTCCCACCACGCCGGCCATGGCCTTCGTCAAGGGCGGCGTACCCGGCGTCGCCAAATTCAACCCCGCCAACGAGCGTCCCAACGGGACGAAATGCAAGTGCGGCGATCCGATCGACGTCATCACGGGCGACGTCATCCTGGAACAAACCGACTTTGCCTTGCCGGGCGTGCTGCCCATCGTACTGCGGCGCGTTCACACCTCTGGCAATCCGGTCGGGACGGTATTCGGCAAGGCCTGGGCCAGTACCTGGGGGCAATGGATCGAAGTAAGTAATGACGCGGAACTGGTGTTCCATGCCGAGGATGGCGCCTCGATGCGCTTTGCCATGCCCGACATGGGCGCAAGCGTCACGCATGCTGTCTACCAGGCTGTTCGCGTGACCCGGCTCGACGGCCACTTTCTGATTGAGCAACGGCATCAACCTGCCTTGCGTTTCGAGCAAAGCGCTGCAACGCACTGGCGTCTGGCGGCCATCACGGACCGCAACGCGAACCGGATTGCACTGGTCTACACTGGCGCTGTCCTGACCGAAGTGCGCCACAGCGGCGGCACGCGGCTCAAGGTCGAGGCGAGCGAACATGCGATCACCCGCATCAGTCTGCTGCACCCCGAGGGTGGCCAGACCACGCTGACCAGCTACACCTACCACGCCGACGGCGAGTTGGCGGCCATCGTCAACAGCAGCGGCTTGCCGCTGACATACACCTATGACGACGCCCATCGCCTGACCCGATGGCAGGACCGCAATGGCGTGTGGATCGGCTACCGCTACGACGCCAGGGGGCGCTGCGAACAGACCAGCGGCGGTGGCGGCGGCCATATGACCGGCGGTTTCGTCTACGACGACGCGCGCAAGGTCAACACCTACACCGATTCGCTGGGCCACGCCACCGAATACCACTACAACGACGCCTACCAGGTCATCAAGGAAGTCGATGCCCGCGGCGGTGTCAGCCAGTTCGACTACGACGCCAACTGCAATCTGCTTGCCGTCCTGACGCCGGGGGGCGCGGTACTGCGCTGGGCTTATGATGCGCGTGGCAACACGGTCGGCCACATCGATGCGTTGAGCAAGGAAACTGTCGTCGCTTACAACCTGCTGGACCTGCCGGTGGCAGTGACCTCGCCCGACGGCAAGCGCATCGAACGCGGTTACGACGAACGTGGCAACCTGGTCCGGGTCGGGGGCGGCGGCGCCTGGACGCGCTTCGAGCATGACGCTCAGGGCAATGTGCTGCGCGTCATCAATCCGGCCGGAGCGCAGGCCGCCTTCGCGCACGATGAGCGCGGGCTGCTGACCAGTGCCACCGATTGGCTGGGCAACCCGACCCGGCTCACGCGCGACGCCTTCGGCCGCGTCATCGCGCGCACCGACCCGCAGCAATATACCAGCCACTACGTCTACAACGTCGAAGGCTTGCCGCTGGAGATTACCTTGCCGGGTGGAAGCCGCCACCTTGCCAAGTATGATCCCGAAGGCAATTGCATCGCACGTACCGATGCGCTGGGCAACGTGACGCGCCACGCTTATGGTGCCTTCGACAGGCTGACCCAGACGACCGAGGCCAACGGCGCTGTCACGCGCTATGAGTACGATACCGAGCTGCGCCTGAGCGCCGTCGTCAATCCCATGGGCGAGCGCTGGAGCTATCTCAGGAACGCCACCGGGCAAGTCATCGCGGAAACCGATTTCGCCGGCCGCACCGTTCACTACGAGGTCGACGCCGACGGTCTGGTGATCGGGAAACGCACGCCGTCGGGCCAGCACACGCGCTACCTGCGCAATCACGCGGGCCAGCTGATCGAACAGATCGCCAGCGAGGGCAGCACCCGCTACGCCTACGATGCGCTGGGCCGCCTGGAGAGCGCCGTCAATGCCGACAGCGACATCCGCTTCGAGCGCGATGCGCATGGCCGCGTCGTCAGGGAAACCCAGAATGGCCGCAGCATCGTCAGCGGCTACGACCTGATGGGCCGGCGCACCGAGCGCAGCAGTTCTGGCGGGCACAGCAGCGTGTGGGAATTCGACGCCAACAGCTTGCCGATCGAGCTGACGCTGCCCGATGCACAGATGTTCAGCTTTCTTTACGACAGTGGCGGCCGTGAAACAGGGCGCCAATTGCCGGGTGGTGCCCGCATCGAGCAGGAATACGACCCGCTCAACCGCCCGACCCGCCAATGGACCGGCATCGCGGCGGACAAGGGCCGGCAGGCGCGTACGCTGCAGGAACGCGCGGTCAATTACGACGGTAACGGCAATCCGCGCAAGCTGGGCGACCGCAGCACCGGCGTCGTCGACATCGGTTACGACAGTGTTGGGCGGGTTACGCAGGCGAGCCGCGGTAATGGAGGCGAGCAATACGCCTACGATCTGGCGGGCAACCTGATCGACGCGATCAAGCAAAAAGCGCTGCTCGACACCGATGACGGCAACGCCGATACGCGCGGACAACGCGTCCACCAGCGCGGAAAGCTCATGCAAGCTGGCAAGGTCAAGTATGAATACGACCTGGAAGGCCGCGTCATTACGCGTATCGAAGGCAAGCGCTGGGGCCGGCAGCAGCACTGGCACTATGTCTGGAACAGCGAGAATCGCCTCAAGCGCGTGATCACGCCCGATGGCGATGCCTGGGAATACATCTACGATGCCCTGGGCCGCAGGCTGACCAAAAAGCAGGTGCCGAGCGATCGCGCTGCGCGCTTTACGGAAGTGGAATACCTGTGGGATGGCCACACGGTCGCGGAAGAAAGGCGCTTTGGGCGAAAGCCGGACGGCAAGGGCGGATCGGACCTCATCGAGGAAATTTGCGCCGTCTGGGACTATGAGCCGGACAGTTTCAGGCCGCTCGCCAAGACCGAGACGATCCGGCGCAGGGGCAAGGAAACCAGCAAAACGTACGCGGTGGTTCTCGACCATATCGGGACGCCGAAGGAACTGATCGACGCCGACGGCGGCATCGCGTGGCAGGCGAAGAGCAATTTGTGGGGCGAGATCGAGGAAACGACGGTCAGCCAGACCGACTGTCCGATCCGCTTCCAGGGGCAGTATTACGATGCCGAGTCGAAGCTGGCGTACAACTGGCATCGCTATTATGATGCGAGTACCGGGCGGTATCTGACGCCGGATCCGCTGGGATTGACGGGTGGGCCGAATCCGTACGCCTATGTGGATAATCCGTTGAGTTCCACGGATCCGCTGGGGCTAATGGACGCCTGCAAATCGGCAACATCGGGTGCGGATGATGCGGCGGATGCGGGTACCGTGACGGTGTTCCGCGTGCAAGGCGGTACGCCGCCACTGGCTAGTCGCAACATCATTTCGATCGACGCCGATGGCAATCCCATCATTCAGAATACGACCTTAAATATCAGTATCGGAGATCCCTTGCATGCCGCCCATTTCCAGACTTTGCGGCCCGGTAGTAAGGTTGTATCGTTCGAAATACCGAAATGGATGGATAATTTCATACAAGAAAGTGCGATTCCCCAGGCAGGCTACCGAAGCAACCCGCTTAATCAAGGCGGGAAGGCTCCGAAACTGGTGGATCCGACAACCCCGGGCCGTTCGTACGAATTGCCGTCGGTGTGGGCGGAAATGTTGCAAGAAAATGCAGTGCCAGGATCAGGGAAAATCGAATGA
- a CDS encoding group-specific protein, with protein MNNQENLSGAALADLLDEQNVVAVVRYKGAIQWCLSDRDNWVLDWNKWWGAFAAAGHQVPALSAAVAQRSGIAIVNEESTEAFLNAKEVIPLDAGLLRQVLLEYFPNAQSWWDVSFLFPVAFVDFDAKRFAGFYQDGPRLEQYVPDGWLGEFADFANTYPEEIFPAADKFWIVDGRDLLHELNERGRDLESGNAAGEV; from the coding sequence ATGAACAATCAGGAAAATCTGAGTGGGGCAGCGTTAGCTGACCTGCTCGATGAACAAAATGTGGTGGCCGTGGTTCGCTACAAAGGGGCTATTCAGTGGTGCTTATCAGACCGTGACAACTGGGTACTTGACTGGAACAAGTGGTGGGGTGCGTTCGCTGCGGCGGGCCACCAGGTTCCAGCGTTGAGTGCGGCTGTTGCGCAACGATCAGGCATTGCGATTGTTAACGAGGAGTCGACCGAAGCTTTTTTAAACGCAAAAGAGGTTATCCCTCTGGATGCCGGTTTATTGCGGCAGGTTCTGCTGGAGTACTTTCCAAATGCGCAGTCGTGGTGGGATGTCAGCTTTTTGTTTCCCGTTGCCTTCGTTGATTTCGATGCCAAGCGTTTCGCCGGTTTTTATCAAGATGGTCCAAGGCTGGAACAGTACGTTCCAGACGGATGGCTAGGCGAGTTTGCCGACTTCGCCAATACCTACCCTGAAGAGATTTTTCCCGCGGCAGATAAATTCTGGATCGTTGATGGCAGGGACTTGCTGCATGAATTGAACGAGCGTGGGCGGGATCTCGAGTCTGGCAATGCCGCCGGTGAAGTTTAA